A window of Leclercia adecarboxylata contains these coding sequences:
- the ubiE gene encoding bifunctional demethylmenaquinone methyltransferase/2-methoxy-6-polyprenyl-1,4-benzoquinol methylase UbiE, with product MVEDSQDTTHFGFQTVAKAQKADMVAHVFHSVAAKYDVMNDLMSFGIHRLWKRFTIDCSGVRRGQTVLDLAGGTGDLTAKFSRLVGESGRVVLADINDSMLKMGREKLRNIGVVGNVEYVQANAEALPFPDNTFDCITISFGLRNVTDKEKALRSMYRVLKPGGRLLVLEFSKPIIEPLSKAYDAYSFHILPRIGEVVANDADSYRYLAESIRMHPNQDTLKAMMQDAGFDNVDYFNMTAGVVALHRGYKF from the coding sequence ATGGTTGAAGATTCACAAGACACAACGCACTTTGGCTTTCAGACTGTCGCTAAAGCGCAGAAAGCTGACATGGTGGCCCACGTATTCCATTCCGTGGCGGCGAAGTACGATGTAATGAATGACCTGATGTCATTCGGCATTCATCGCTTGTGGAAGCGCTTCACTATTGACTGTAGCGGCGTGCGTCGTGGGCAAACCGTGCTGGATCTGGCGGGCGGCACCGGCGACCTGACTGCGAAATTCTCACGTCTGGTGGGTGAAAGCGGTCGCGTTGTGCTGGCTGACATCAACGACTCTATGCTGAAAATGGGTCGTGAAAAACTGCGCAATATCGGCGTGGTCGGCAACGTTGAATATGTCCAGGCTAACGCCGAGGCGCTGCCTTTCCCGGATAACACCTTTGACTGCATCACCATCTCGTTCGGTCTGCGTAACGTCACCGATAAAGAGAAAGCGCTGCGTTCCATGTACCGCGTGCTTAAACCGGGTGGACGCCTGCTGGTGCTGGAGTTCTCCAAACCGATTATTGAGCCGCTGAGCAAAGCGTACGACGCCTACTCGTTCCACATACTGCCACGCATTGGCGAAGTGGTTGCAAACGACGCCGACAGCTATCGCTACCTGGCTGAATCAATCCGTATGCACCCAAACCAGGACACCTTAAAAGCCATGATGCAGGACGCAGGCTTCGACAATGTTGATTACTTCAACATGACGGCGGGCGTTGTGGCGCTGCATCGCGGTTACAAGTTCTGA
- the rmuC gene encoding DNA recombination protein RmuC has protein sequence MDISILFYAVIALVSVGVGWLFASYQHAQQKAEQLAEREEMVADLSALRQTVAQSGHWRDECELLNNELRNLRDINTSLEADLREVTTRLESTQLHAEDKIRQMINSEQRLSEQFENLANRIFEQSNRRVDEQNRQSLNGLLTPLREQLDGFRRQVQDSFGQEARERHTLAHEIRNLQQLNAQMAQEAINLTKALKGDNKTQGNWGEVVLTRVLEASGLREGHEYQTQVSIETENRARMQPDVIVRLPQEKDVVIDAKMTLVAYERYFNAEDDYTREAALQEHIASVRNHIRLLGRKDYQQLPGLRSLDYVLMFIPVEPAFLLALDRQPELISEALKNNIMLVSPTTLLVALRTIANLWRYEHQSRNAQQIADRASRLYDKMRLFVDDMSSVGQSLDRAQDNYRQAMKKLASGRGNLLAQAESFRSLGVEVKREINPELVEQTTAQDEEYRLRGDGAVQKTNNTLADDHASADPLARYSRGG, from the coding sequence GTGGATATTTCCATCCTTTTTTATGCCGTTATTGCGCTGGTCAGCGTAGGCGTCGGCTGGTTGTTCGCCAGCTATCAGCATGCGCAGCAAAAAGCCGAACAGCTGGCCGAACGTGAAGAGATGGTGGCCGATCTCAGCGCATTACGACAGACCGTCGCCCAAAGCGGGCACTGGCGCGACGAGTGCGAGCTGCTCAATAACGAACTGCGTAACCTGCGGGATATCAACACCTCACTGGAAGCCGACCTGCGCGAAGTCACGACCCGGCTGGAATCGACCCAGCTGCATGCGGAGGACAAAATCCGCCAGATGATCAACAGCGAACAGCGTCTGAGCGAGCAGTTCGAAAACCTGGCCAACCGCATCTTTGAGCAGAGCAACCGCCGTGTCGATGAGCAAAACCGCCAGAGCCTGAACGGCCTGCTGACCCCCCTGCGTGAACAGCTGGACGGTTTCCGACGCCAGGTGCAGGACAGCTTTGGCCAGGAGGCGCGGGAGCGGCACACGCTGGCCCATGAAATTCGCAATCTCCAGCAGCTGAATGCCCAGATGGCCCAGGAGGCAATCAACCTCACCAAAGCGCTGAAAGGCGACAATAAAACCCAGGGCAACTGGGGAGAAGTGGTCCTGACCCGCGTCCTGGAAGCCTCCGGCCTGCGTGAAGGGCATGAATACCAGACCCAGGTCAGCATTGAAACGGAAAATCGCGCGCGGATGCAGCCCGACGTTATTGTCCGCCTGCCGCAGGAAAAAGATGTCGTCATCGACGCTAAAATGACGCTGGTGGCTTATGAGCGCTACTTCAATGCGGAGGACGACTACACCCGCGAGGCGGCGCTGCAGGAGCATATCGCCTCGGTACGTAACCACATCCGTCTGCTGGGGCGGAAGGATTATCAGCAGCTACCCGGCCTGCGTTCGCTGGACTACGTGCTAATGTTTATTCCGGTTGAACCGGCCTTCTTACTGGCGCTGGATCGCCAGCCGGAGCTGATCTCCGAGGCGCTGAAAAACAACATTATGCTGGTGAGTCCGACCACGCTGCTGGTGGCGCTGCGCACCATCGCTAATCTCTGGCGTTACGAGCACCAGAGCCGCAATGCCCAGCAGATTGCCGATCGTGCCAGCCGCCTGTACGACAAAATGCGCCTGTTCGTCGATGACATGTCTTCGGTAGGACAGAGCCTGGATCGCGCGCAGGATAACTACCGTCAGGCGATGAAAAAGCTCGCCTCCGGACGCGGCAACCTGCTGGCACAGGCCGAATCGTTCCGCAGCCTTGGCGTGGAAGTTAAACGCGAGATTAATCCGGAATTGGTGGAGCAGACCACCGCGCAGGATGAAGAGTACCGCCTGCGCGGTGACGGGGCTGTTCAAAAGACAAACAACACCTTAGCAGATGATCATGCGTCGGCAGACCCCCTGGCGCGTTATTCCCGGGGTGGTTGA
- a CDS encoding PRD domain-containing protein — protein sequence MITIKKSLNNSMLLVDSDQREMILFGKGIGFGAKPGTNIDLTQVEKVFLPLSDLKSRHFLSLTDTIPAAFFDISHDILTLARSLCGDKLNSVLLFTLAEHLHFAVERSRSGQAILNKLSWEVKRYYPQEYSVGLQARAQVNEKFDVELPEDEAVNIAFHLINASSQGDDSTAHQQVELVNRIADIVRYKLGKVVDTRSVNYMRFITHLRYFAERVLAGKIALSETDDFYQELMRHRPDAMTVAWAIRDYVQDKYQLTLPKDELTWLSIHISRLMDGQA from the coding sequence GTGATAACGATAAAAAAGTCGCTTAATAACAGTATGCTGCTGGTCGACAGCGACCAGCGGGAGATGATTTTGTTCGGCAAGGGGATCGGCTTTGGCGCGAAACCCGGTACGAATATCGACCTGACACAGGTGGAGAAGGTGTTCCTGCCGCTGAGCGATCTCAAATCCCGCCATTTTTTATCCCTGACGGACACTATTCCTGCGGCATTCTTCGACATTAGCCATGACATTCTTACCCTCGCGCGCAGCCTGTGCGGGGATAAGCTCAATTCCGTACTGCTGTTTACCCTGGCGGAGCATCTGCATTTTGCGGTGGAACGCAGCCGGAGCGGCCAGGCGATCCTGAATAAGCTGAGCTGGGAAGTGAAGCGCTACTATCCGCAGGAGTACAGCGTAGGGTTGCAGGCGCGCGCGCAGGTTAATGAAAAATTCGACGTTGAGTTACCTGAAGACGAGGCGGTAAACATCGCCTTTCATCTCATTAACGCCAGCAGCCAGGGCGACGACAGCACCGCTCACCAGCAGGTCGAGCTGGTAAACCGTATCGCCGATATCGTGCGCTATAAGCTGGGCAAGGTCGTTGATACCCGGTCGGTTAACTACATGCGCTTTATTACCCATCTTCGCTACTTTGCGGAGCGGGTACTCGCCGGAAAAATCGCCCTCAGTGAGACCGACGATTTTTATCAGGAGCTGATGCGCCACCGCCCGGACGCGATGACCGTGGCATGGGCGATCCGCGACTATGTGCAGGATAAATATCAACTCACCCTGCCGAAAGATGAGCTGACGTGGTTAAGCATTCATATCAGCCGCCTGATGGACGGGCAGGCGTAA
- a CDS encoding beta-glucoside-specific PTS transporter subunit IIABC, with product MNHLQTALEIIAQVGGAENIEHIEHCSTRLRLSLYDNGKVNEAALAKVDGVLGVRVNVQCQVIIGHEVVQVFEAVRSLVGSPQSAGQHAAAKTSRGAQIIDFVISVFQPLVPAIAGGGVLKSLLLLLDVMGWLSRDSSTYKVLDNIGSAPLYFLPILVAITTAMKLKVNVLVAVSAVSVMVLPAMTRQLADGTAFMSFDLRNVAYASQVFPAILCVLFYARTEKLFNRYSPGALRIFLSPMLSLLVTVPVTLLILGPLGYELGAGLATVILWLYGKLGFVATGLLAAALPFMVAAGMHKPMLPYAVASMSQFGREMLYLPASLAHNIAESGACLAIALKSKDKVLKSTAFSAGISALFGITEPALYGVTLLNKKALYSVILGSMVGGAFIGWMAIEAFALVGPGLASISMFVSPDNSMNIVWAFAGAGLSFAVAFISALLLWRDKAPEKSDALNFTRPVEGQIIPLEKVNDDVFSRKIMGDGIAIIPSQGVLRAPADGTIVNIFESGHALSLLTDAGVELIFHIGIDTIRLQGDGFSPRVMEGQHVKSGDTLIEFSLDTITAAGLDPVVMMVVTNGERFSLTPGNTDDKNPDPHIIMTLKESV from the coding sequence ATGAATCACTTGCAAACAGCGCTGGAAATCATCGCCCAGGTCGGCGGGGCTGAGAACATCGAACATATCGAACACTGCTCTACCCGTTTGCGGCTGAGCCTGTATGACAATGGCAAAGTCAACGAGGCGGCACTGGCAAAGGTCGACGGCGTCCTGGGCGTGCGGGTGAACGTGCAGTGTCAGGTGATTATCGGTCATGAAGTGGTGCAGGTCTTTGAAGCGGTGCGCTCGCTGGTGGGGTCGCCGCAGTCCGCAGGTCAGCACGCAGCGGCTAAAACCTCGCGTGGCGCGCAGATTATCGATTTCGTCATCAGCGTTTTTCAGCCGCTGGTGCCTGCGATTGCCGGTGGCGGCGTGCTGAAATCGCTGCTGCTGTTGCTGGACGTCATGGGCTGGCTCAGCCGCGACAGTTCAACCTACAAGGTACTGGATAATATTGGCTCTGCGCCGCTCTACTTCCTCCCCATCCTGGTGGCAATCACCACGGCGATGAAGCTGAAGGTGAACGTGCTGGTTGCCGTCTCGGCGGTTTCGGTGATGGTGCTGCCGGCAATGACCAGACAGCTGGCAGACGGCACGGCGTTTATGTCATTTGACCTGCGCAACGTGGCGTATGCCTCGCAGGTCTTCCCCGCCATTCTGTGCGTGCTCTTTTACGCCCGGACGGAAAAGCTGTTTAACCGCTATTCCCCCGGCGCGCTACGCATATTCCTCTCACCGATGCTCTCTCTTCTGGTGACGGTCCCGGTCACGCTGCTGATCCTGGGGCCGCTGGGTTACGAGCTGGGTGCTGGCCTGGCAACGGTAATTTTGTGGCTGTACGGCAAACTTGGCTTTGTGGCAACCGGACTGCTGGCCGCCGCCCTGCCCTTTATGGTCGCCGCCGGGATGCACAAGCCGATGCTGCCGTACGCCGTGGCCTCCATGAGCCAGTTCGGGCGCGAGATGCTCTATCTGCCTGCCTCTCTGGCGCACAACATTGCCGAGTCCGGCGCCTGTCTGGCGATTGCGCTCAAAAGCAAAGACAAGGTGCTGAAATCCACTGCCTTTTCCGCCGGGATCTCTGCGCTGTTCGGCATTACTGAACCGGCACTCTATGGCGTCACCTTGCTGAATAAAAAAGCGCTCTACAGCGTGATCCTCGGCAGCATGGTGGGTGGGGCATTTATCGGCTGGATGGCCATTGAGGCCTTTGCGCTCGTCGGCCCGGGGCTTGCCAGCATCTCGATGTTTGTCTCGCCGGATAATTCCATGAACATCGTCTGGGCCTTTGCCGGGGCAGGGTTATCTTTTGCCGTGGCGTTTATCAGCGCCCTGCTGCTCTGGCGCGATAAAGCCCCTGAAAAAAGCGACGCACTGAATTTCACCCGTCCGGTCGAAGGGCAAATCATCCCGCTTGAGAAGGTTAACGATGACGTTTTCTCCCGCAAAATCATGGGCGATGGGATCGCAATTATCCCTTCTCAGGGCGTGCTGCGCGCCCCGGCGGATGGCACCATCGTGAACATATTCGAAAGCGGCCATGCGCTGAGCCTGCTCACCGATGCGGGCGTCGAGCTGATTTTTCATATCGGGATCGACACCATCAGGCTGCAGGGCGATGGCTTCTCCCCACGGGTGATGGAAGGCCAGCACGTAAAGAGCGGCGACACGCTGATTGAATTTTCTCTCGATACCATCACTGCCGCCGGGCTCGATCCGGTGGTGATGATGGTGGTCACTAACGGCGAACGCTTTTCGCTGACACCAGGAAATACCGACGATAAGAACCCAGACCCGCATATCATCATGACGCTTAAGGAGTCCGTGTAA
- a CDS encoding glycoside hydrolase family 1 protein has translation MEKSLPFPQGFLWGGAIAANQAEGAWNVDGKGPSVADAITWKPNLSVKDYSGHMALTDENIRDAFEGNNDALYPKRRGIDFYHHYKDDIALFAEMGYRVLRVSIAWSRIFPTGEDAAPNEAGLQFYEDMFRELRRHNIEPLVTLSHYEMPLALSEKYNGWVHRNVVDAFVRFSNVCFDRYKDLVRYWLTFNEIDSIHRHPFTTAGIREEKSLPGKAQQDIYQGLHHQFVASALVTRDCHAKIPGSQVGCMLTKLTTYPHSCRPEDVEATLKKNLENFFYADVQVFGEYPPLILRDLARRDIQIEMQADDQRILKDHTVDFVSFSYYMSMTESTQPDVERIPGNTVLGVKNPYLPASEWGWQIDPVGLKISLLELYDRYQKPLFIVENGLGAKDVVENGEIHDSYRIDYFRAHFGQTLAAINEGVDVMGFTTWGCIDIISAGTSQMSKRYGFIYVDQDDEGNGTLKRLKKDSFWWYKKVIASNGADMS, from the coding sequence ATGGAAAAATCCCTCCCGTTTCCGCAAGGTTTTTTATGGGGTGGCGCAATCGCCGCCAATCAGGCCGAAGGGGCATGGAATGTGGATGGCAAAGGGCCGTCCGTCGCTGACGCCATCACCTGGAAGCCCAACCTGTCCGTGAAGGATTACAGTGGTCATATGGCGCTGACGGACGAGAATATCCGCGACGCGTTTGAAGGTAATAACGATGCGCTCTACCCGAAACGCCGCGGCATCGATTTTTATCACCACTATAAGGACGATATCGCCCTGTTTGCCGAGATGGGCTACAGGGTGCTGCGCGTGTCGATCGCCTGGTCACGTATCTTCCCCACCGGCGAAGACGCCGCGCCCAATGAGGCGGGTCTGCAATTTTATGAAGATATGTTCCGCGAGCTGCGTCGCCATAACATTGAGCCGCTGGTGACGCTCTCCCACTACGAAATGCCGCTGGCCCTGAGCGAAAAGTATAACGGCTGGGTGCACCGTAACGTGGTGGATGCTTTCGTGCGCTTCAGCAACGTCTGTTTTGACCGTTACAAAGACCTGGTGCGCTACTGGCTGACGTTTAATGAGATCGACAGCATCCACCGCCACCCGTTTACCACAGCGGGCATCCGCGAAGAGAAAAGTCTGCCCGGCAAAGCGCAGCAGGATATCTACCAGGGGCTGCATCATCAGTTTGTCGCCTCTGCGCTGGTCACTCGCGACTGCCACGCCAAAATCCCGGGCAGCCAGGTCGGGTGCATGCTGACCAAACTCACGACCTACCCCCACAGCTGCCGTCCGGAAGATGTGGAAGCGACGCTGAAAAAGAATCTGGAAAACTTCTTCTACGCCGACGTGCAGGTGTTTGGCGAGTATCCCCCGTTGATCCTGCGCGATCTGGCGCGCCGGGACATCCAGATTGAGATGCAGGCTGACGATCAGCGTATTTTAAAGGATCATACCGTCGACTTTGTCTCCTTTAGCTACTACATGTCGATGACCGAGTCGACCCAGCCGGACGTCGAACGTATTCCGGGCAATACCGTTCTCGGTGTAAAAAACCCCTACCTGCCCGCCTCCGAATGGGGCTGGCAGATCGACCCTGTCGGGCTGAAAATTTCCCTGCTGGAGCTGTACGACCGTTACCAGAAGCCGCTGTTTATCGTTGAAAACGGTCTTGGCGCGAAAGATGTGGTGGAAAACGGCGAGATCCACGACAGCTACCGCATCGACTATTTCCGCGCCCATTTCGGGCAAACTTTGGCAGCTATTAATGAAGGGGTGGATGTGATGGGATTCACCACCTGGGGATGCATCGACATTATCAGTGCGGGCACCTCGCAGATGTCCAAGCGCTACGGTTTTATCTATGTCGATCAGGACGATGAAGGTAACGGCACGCTGAAACGCCTGAAAAAAGACTCCTTCTGGTGGTACAAAAAAGTGATCGCCAGCAATGGCGCAGACATGAGCTAA
- the udp gene encoding uridine phosphorylase: MSKSDVFHLGLTKNDLQGATLAIVPGDPERVEKIAALMDKPVKLASHREFTTWRAELDGKPVIVCSTGIGGPSTSIAVEELAQLGIRTFLRIGTTGAIQPHINVGDVLVTTASVRLDGASLHFAPMEFPAVADFECTTALVEAAKSVGATTHVGVTASSDTFYPGQERYDTFSGRVVSRFKGSMEEWQSMGVMNYEMESATLLTMCASQGLRAGMVAGVIVNRTQQEIPNAETMKQTESHAVKIVVEAARRLL; this comes from the coding sequence ATGTCTAAGTCTGATGTTTTTCATCTCGGCCTCACTAAAAACGATTTACAAGGGGCTACGCTCGCTATCGTCCCTGGCGATCCAGAGCGTGTGGAAAAGATCGCCGCGCTGATGGATAAGCCGGTTAAGCTGGCATCGCATCGTGAATTCACCACCTGGCGCGCAGAGCTGGACGGAAAACCGGTGATCGTCTGTTCAACCGGGATCGGTGGCCCGTCTACCTCTATCGCTGTTGAAGAGCTGGCGCAGCTGGGCATCCGTACTTTCCTGCGTATCGGTACCACCGGCGCGATCCAGCCGCATATCAACGTAGGCGACGTGCTGGTCACCACGGCGTCCGTACGTCTTGATGGCGCGAGCCTGCACTTTGCTCCAATGGAGTTCCCGGCAGTGGCCGACTTCGAGTGCACCACCGCGCTGGTGGAAGCGGCGAAATCCGTTGGCGCAACCACCCACGTTGGCGTTACCGCCTCGTCTGACACCTTCTACCCGGGCCAGGAGCGCTACGACACCTTCTCCGGTCGCGTGGTCAGCCGTTTCAAAGGCTCAATGGAAGAGTGGCAGTCCATGGGCGTAATGAACTACGAAATGGAATCCGCCACGCTGCTGACCATGTGCGCAAGCCAGGGTCTGCGTGCCGGTATGGTCGCGGGTGTGATTGTTAACCGTACTCAGCAAGAGATCCCGAACGCTGAGACCATGAAGCAGACCGAAAGCCACGCGGTGAAAATTGTTGTGGAAGCGGCCCGCCGCCTGCTGTAG
- the ubiJ gene encoding ubiquinone biosynthesis protein UbiJ: protein MPFKPLITAGVENVLNTFLYRSPALKTARQRLNGKVLRVVVKEFSTPLVLVFSERQLDVLGEWEGEADCSVITRMSTLPKLRDRQQLTALIRSGELEVEGDIQVVQNFVALADLAEFDPAELLAPWTGDIAAEGIGKVLRGGAAFLKKGFQRQQRYTAQVLTEEWRMAPGPLEAAWFAEETAAVERSVDALTKRLEKLEGK, encoded by the coding sequence ATGCCGTTTAAACCCTTGATCACAGCGGGCGTTGAGAACGTACTGAATACCTTTCTGTATCGCTCACCCGCGCTGAAAACGGCGCGTCAGCGGCTGAACGGCAAAGTGCTGCGGGTGGTGGTTAAAGAGTTTTCGACGCCTCTGGTGCTGGTTTTCAGCGAGCGTCAGCTCGACGTGCTGGGCGAGTGGGAAGGCGAGGCGGACTGCTCTGTCATCACCCGCATGAGCACCCTGCCTAAACTGCGCGATCGCCAGCAGCTCACCGCCCTGATCCGTAGCGGTGAGCTTGAGGTAGAAGGCGACATCCAGGTGGTGCAGAACTTCGTTGCCCTGGCCGATCTGGCTGAATTCGATCCGGCCGAGCTGCTGGCCCCCTGGACAGGCGATATTGCCGCAGAGGGGATCGGTAAAGTGCTGCGCGGCGGCGCCGCTTTTCTGAAGAAAGGTTTTCAGCGTCAACAGCGCTACACTGCACAAGTGCTTACCGAAGAGTGGCGCATGGCGCCAGGGCCGCTGGAAGCGGCATGGTTTGCAGAAGAAACCGCCGCGGTTGAGCGTTCGGTTGACGCACTGACAAAACGGCTTGAAAAGCTGGAGGGCAAATGA
- a CDS encoding dienelactone hydrolase family protein translates to MTGKTGFAPAADLQTSTVVTTAGESISAGETSIPTQGDNMPAYHARPKNAEGPLPIVIVIQEIFGVHEHIRDLCRRLALEGYLAVAPELYFRQGDPNEYSDIPTLFSNLVSKVPDAQVLADLDHVANWAARNGGDPHRLLATGFCWGGRISWLYAAHNPQLKAAVAWYGKLVGEKTLNSPKHPVDIATDLNAPVLGLYGAEDTGIPLDTVETMRHALRAANATAEIVVYPGAGHAFNADYRPSYHEESAKDGWQRMLAWFRQYGGKKS, encoded by the coding sequence ATGACTGGAAAAACTGGATTTGCACCTGCTGCTGACCTGCAAACGTCAACCGTTGTCACCACCGCCGGGGAGTCGATTTCCGCCGGGGAGACCTCCATTCCGACCCAGGGCGACAATATGCCCGCTTATCATGCCCGGCCAAAAAACGCGGAAGGGCCGCTGCCCATCGTCATTGTGATTCAGGAAATTTTTGGCGTGCATGAACATATTCGCGACCTCTGCCGTCGTCTGGCGCTGGAAGGCTATCTGGCGGTCGCGCCGGAGCTCTATTTCCGCCAGGGCGATCCGAACGAGTACAGCGATATTCCCACCCTGTTCAGCAATCTGGTGAGCAAAGTGCCGGACGCCCAGGTGCTGGCGGATCTCGATCACGTCGCCAACTGGGCGGCGCGCAATGGCGGCGATCCTCATCGTCTGCTGGCGACCGGCTTCTGCTGGGGCGGACGTATTAGCTGGCTGTATGCCGCGCACAACCCGCAGCTGAAGGCCGCCGTCGCGTGGTATGGCAAGCTGGTCGGCGAGAAGACCCTGAATTCACCGAAGCATCCGGTCGATATCGCCACCGATTTAAACGCCCCCGTGCTTGGGCTCTATGGTGCTGAAGACACCGGCATTCCGCTTGATACCGTCGAGACGATGCGTCACGCCCTGCGGGCGGCAAACGCCACGGCGGAGATTGTGGTCTATCCGGGCGCGGGACACGCCTTCAATGCCGATTACCGGCCGAGCTATCATGAAGAGTCAGCGAAAGATGGCTGGCAGCGGATGCTGGCGTGGTTCCGCCAGTACGGCGGTAAAAAAAGTTAA